One Caulobacter segnis genomic window carries:
- a CDS encoding FecR family protein has product MTASPAGPESRQAIEAQASEFVARLQGDVDARARRAIHDWIEADPHHAVAFARMEAAWEAGERLRACPPPVEAKPEPEAAAAPHPFLTRRNILIGSAAATLVAAVGTAIWRYAQDVELYRTRLGERREVRLADGSRIHLNTASTVEVSLREDSRRVRLVKGEALFEVAHDPNRPFLVDAGAAKLRAVGTAFNVRIREAVVELTVTEGVVAVAENVAAVRRVDAQRVAAGDGAVIRGGAVAPTVLNPNLLRQRVAWQDGVIELDGETLSQAVDEFNRYRDRPIIVGDPRLANLRVGGRFEVDEAAKFLTAVEGSFPVQAITANDGSILLVMRS; this is encoded by the coding sequence TTGACCGCATCACCCGCAGGTCCGGAAAGCCGGCAGGCGATCGAGGCGCAGGCGTCGGAGTTCGTCGCTAGGCTGCAAGGCGACGTCGACGCGCGCGCGCGGCGCGCCATCCACGACTGGATCGAGGCCGATCCGCATCACGCCGTCGCCTTCGCGCGCATGGAGGCGGCCTGGGAGGCGGGCGAACGCCTGCGAGCCTGCCCGCCGCCCGTCGAGGCCAAGCCTGAGCCCGAGGCGGCCGCGGCGCCGCATCCCTTCCTGACCCGTCGGAACATCCTGATCGGCTCGGCGGCGGCCACGCTGGTGGCGGCGGTCGGAACGGCGATCTGGCGCTACGCCCAGGATGTCGAGCTCTATCGCACTCGTCTGGGCGAGCGGCGCGAGGTGCGCCTGGCGGACGGCTCGCGCATCCACCTGAACACCGCCTCGACGGTCGAGGTCTCGCTGCGCGAGGACAGCCGGCGCGTGCGCCTGGTCAAGGGCGAGGCCCTGTTCGAGGTGGCGCATGATCCCAACCGGCCGTTCCTGGTCGACGCCGGGGCCGCCAAGCTGCGCGCGGTTGGCACCGCCTTCAACGTCCGCATCCGCGAGGCGGTGGTCGAGCTGACCGTGACCGAGGGCGTGGTGGCGGTGGCCGAGAACGTGGCGGCGGTCCGGCGCGTCGACGCCCAGCGCGTGGCGGCCGGGGACGGGGCGGTGATCCGCGGCGGCGCGGTGGCCCCCACCGTCCTGAACCCGAACCTGCTGCGCCAGCGCGTGGCCTGGCAGGACGGGGTGATCGAGCTGGATGGCGAGACGCTGTCTCAGGCCGTGGACGAGTTCAACCGCTACCGCGACCGGCCGATCATCGTCGGCGACCCGCGGCTGGCCAATCTGCGCGTCGGCGGTCGCTTCGAGGTCGACGAGGCCGCCAAGTTCCTGACCGCCGTCGAGGGCAGCTTTCCGGTCCAGGCGATCACCGCCAACGACGGCAGCATCCTGCTGGTGATGCGCTCCTAA
- a CDS encoding RNA polymerase sigma factor: MDGLTERLNWFKTVILPHEAGLRSRLRRLCPPGFDVDNLVAESLARAYAAKDIGRIGAAGRGYLHTIARNLLIDAIRKDTVVSLDFMADLDALRVDDSLEASLTARDELRKLQAIIETLPPQCRQVFILRRVHEVSFQEIADRMSLSVSTVEKHLARAVMLVAKAMSEREEGSFDRITRRSGKPAGDRGAGVGVRR; this comes from the coding sequence ATGGACGGTCTGACTGAGCGCCTGAACTGGTTCAAGACCGTGATCCTGCCGCACGAGGCGGGACTGCGCTCGCGCCTGCGTCGGCTGTGCCCGCCGGGCTTCGACGTCGACAACCTGGTGGCCGAGAGCCTGGCCCGGGCCTACGCGGCCAAGGATATCGGCCGCATCGGCGCGGCCGGGCGCGGCTACCTGCATACCATCGCTCGCAACCTGCTAATCGACGCGATCCGCAAGGACACGGTCGTGTCGCTGGACTTCATGGCGGACCTGGACGCCTTGCGCGTCGATGATTCCCTGGAGGCCTCGCTGACCGCCCGCGATGAACTGCGCAAATTGCAGGCGATCATCGAGACCCTGCCGCCGCAGTGCCGCCAAGTGTTCATCCTGCGCCGGGTGCACGAAGTTTCTTTCCAGGAGATAGCGGATCGCATGTCGCTATCCGTTTCGACAGTCGAGAAGCATCTTGCTAGAGCTGTGATGCTCGTGGCCAAGGCGATGTCCGAGCGCGAGGAAGGCAGTTTTGACCGCATCACCCGCAGGTCCGGAAAGCCGGCAGGCGATCGAGGCGCAGGCGTCGGAGTTCGTCGCTAG